Below is a window of Lysobacterales bacterium DNA.
GCGGTCGGCGTCCGGACCCAGGCCGAGGTCGATCACGGTGGCCAGCCAGGGACTGCCCTCGGCCAGCCGCACGGCGTGCATCCTGTAGGTGAAGCCGCGCGATCGACCGGCGGTCTGCCGGCGCAGCTCGCCGTCGACGGCACGGTCGATGGCGTCGCGGATGCGGGTCGAGCAGTTGGCACGGAAGTACTCGTACAGGTAGTCGCGGTTCTCCGGGCGCACCGCCTCGGCCAGCTCGGCGCGCAGCCGTGCGGACTGCACCGGGTCCAGCGCCAGCGACTGCAGCACCACCGACCGGTCCTCCTCGCGGTAGCCGCGAAGGTCGAGCGGCGCCGGCAGTGCCAGGGCCTGGTAGAGCATCCGGCCCAGGGCGAAGCGGCGCAGGAAGCCGGGCTGATCGAAATCGAAGTAGCCGAAGTTGTAGGACACCCCGTCCGGCCCGCCGACCAGCAGGGCGTTGTGGCCGAAGCGCTGCCAGTAGATCTCGCCTGGCGCCATGGTCGCCAGTTCGATGGCCGGGGCCGGCGGCGGCGCGGGCAGGGTGGCCCGCGCAGGGGCGGTCATGGCCGCCGTCAGCAAGGCGGCGAGGCCGCACAACAGGCGCCGCATCAGGCCGGCGTGTCCAGATGCAGCAGGTGGACGCGGCGGTCGTCCGCCTCCAGCACCTGGAAGCGGAAGCCCTGCACCTCGACGCTGTCGCCAACCGCCGGGACCTGGCCGGCGCTGGCGGTGACCAGGCCGCCCAGGGTGTCGAAGTCCTCGTCGGAAAGGCTGGCGCCGAAACGGACATTGAACTCGGCGATCGGGGTCAGGGCGCTGACGTGGAAGCCGTCGCCATTGGCGCGGATCAGTTCCTCGGCGGCATCGTCGGCGTCGTGCTCGTCGTCGATCTCGCCGACGATCTCCTCCAGCACGTCCTCGATGGTGACCAGGCCGGCGACGCCGCCGTACTCGTCGACGACGATCGCCATGTGGCTGCGTGTGGACTTGAACTCGCCAAGCAGCAGGTTCAGGCGCTTGCCTTCGGGGATCAGCACGGCCGGCCGCAGCAGCGGCCCGAGCGCGAACTCGGTGATGCCGGCGCGCACCGCCTTGAGCAGGTCCTTGGCGAGGAGGATGCCGACGATCTCGTCGCGGTCCTCGCCGTGCACCGGGAAGCGCGAGTGGCCGCTCTCGATGACGGTGTCGACGATGCTGTTGAAATCGGCGTCGAGGGCGATCGAAACCACCTGGGCACGCGGCACCATGACATCGGCGACGCGCAGGTCGGTGACGCGCAGGGCGCCTTCGATCATCGCCAGGGTGTCGGCCTCGAGCAGACCGTTGGCGCGGGCGGCGCGGAGTTCTTCGAGCAACTCCTCGCGGGATTGCAGTTCGCCACCGAGCAGGTGGCCGAGTCGTTCCAGCCAGGTGCGTGAGCTTGGCTGCGGACTACTGGGAGGTTCGCCGTTCATGTAGCGGTGGATCGCGCCCACGGGGGAGCGGGATGGCGAAGTCTAGCCGATTCCCGGGTCGGGGCGTTGAGGCCTTGTCGATCAATGGCTTGGCTTTGGGGGGCGGGGCTCGGGAGCGGGGACAGGGGACCGGGGACCGGGGACCGGGGACCGGGGCGAGAGCCAGGGCTTGGCTGGGGTGGTGCCTGGGAACGGTAGCGCTGGAGCTGGGTGCCAGGGCGGGGCGGGGCCGGCGGTCAGCGGGACCGGTAGGGATCGGGGAGGCCCAGGCCAGCGAGGATGCGGGTCTCCAGTGCCTCCATGGCCGTCGCGGCCGCTGCGTCGTCATGGTCGTGGCCGAGCAGATGCAGCACGCCGTGCACGGTCAGATGGGCATGGTGGTCGCGCGGCGGCTTGCCTTGCGCAGCAGCCTCGGCGGCGATCACCGGGGCGCACAGCACGATGTCGCCGAGCAGCGGCACCGGTATCCCGGGCGGCAACTCGGCGGGGAACGACAGCACGTTGGTGGCCCGGTCCTTGCCGCGGTACTGGCGGTTCAGCGCACGGCCTTCGTCGGCATCCACCAGGCGTATCGCCAGCTCGGCCTTGCGGCGATGGCCGGCGCCGGCCAGGGCCGCCGCGACCCAGCGCCGGTAGGAGGCGGCTGCCGGAAGGCCGGCGCGGGGCAGGGCGTAGCCGACGTGGACCACCGGCACGGCGACGACGCGGCGGCCGGCGTTCACGCGCCGGCCACGGCGCGCTGGCCGGCTTCGTGGGCTTCGTAGGCGGTGACGATCTTGCGCACCAGCGGGTGGCGCACGACGTCCTTGCTGGTGAAGAAGGTGAACGAGATGCCGTCCACCGCCTTGAGGATCTCGATCGCCTGGCGCAGCCCCGAGGTCTGCTGGCGCGGCAGGTCGACCTGGGTGACGTCGCCGGTGACCACCGCGATCGAGCCGAAGCCGATCCGGGTCAGGAACATCTTCATCTGCTCCACCGTCGTGTTCTGCGCCTCGTCGAGGATCACGAAGGCGTCGTTGAGCGTGCGCCCACGCATGAAGGCCAGCGGCGCGATCTCGATGACGCTGCGCTCGATCAGCTTGGCGACCCGCTCGAAGCCGAGCATCTCGTACAACGCATCGAACAGCGGCCGCAGGTAGGGGTCGATCTTCTGGCTGAGGTCGCCGGGCAGGAAGCCCAGGCGCTCGCCGGCCTCAACGGCGGGGCGGGTCAGAACCAATCGCTGCACGCGGTTGCTCTCCAGCGCCTCGACGGCACTGGCCACCGCCAGATAGGTCTTGCCGGTGCCGGCCGGGCCGATCCCGAAGTTGACGTCATGCCGGGCGATCGCGTGCAGGTAGCGCTGCTGGTTGGGTCCGCGGCCCTTGACCACGCCGCGCTTCACCTTGATCACCACCTCCGGCAAGTCCTGCACGGCGGCCTGGGCGAGCGTTTCGATACCGGCGTCCTGGAGTTGCACGTTCAGACGGGCCGGGGTCAGCGGTTGTCCGGCGGTGTCCCGGTAGATCTCGCGCAGCAGCCGTTCGGCGGCGCGCGCGCTGCCGGCCTCGCCGATCACCTGGAACAGGTTGCCGCGGTTGTTGATCTCCACGCCCAGGCGCAGCTCGACCTGGCGCAGGTGGGCATCGAACGGGCCGCACAGGTTGGCCAGGCGCTCGCCGTCGTCCGGCTCCAGCGCGAACTGCCGTGTCTCCAGGGTGGCGCTCATGCGGCGCGCGCGCCATCGGTGACCACCCGGCCACGCAGCGAGTTGCTGCGGGTGTCGGTGATCTCCACCTGCACGAACTGCCCGACCAGGCGCGCCGGGCCGGCGAAGTTGACGAAGCGCATGTTCTCGGTGCGCCCGGTCAGCTCGTTGGCATCCTTGCGGCTGGGCCCCTCGACCAGCACCGTCTGCACGGTGCCGACCATGGCCTGGGCGATGCGCGCGGCGTTGTCGTTGATCGCGGCCTGCAGGCGCGCCAGGCGCGCCGACTTGGTGCCGGGGTCGACATCGTCGGGCAGGTTGGCGGCCGGGGTGCCCGGCCGCCGGGAATAGACGAAGGAGAAGCTCTGGTCGAAGCCGACGTCCTCGATCAGCTTCATGGTCGCCTCGAAGTCGCGTTCGGTCTCGCCCGGGAAGCCGACGATGAAGTCGGTGCTGATCGAGATCCCCGGCCGCGCCTCGCGCAGGCGGCGGATCTTCGCCTTGTATTCCAGGGTGGTGTGGCCGCGCTTCATGGCCGCCAGGATGCGGTCGGAGCCGGACTGCACCGGCAGGTGCAGGTAGCCGGCCAGCTCCGGGACCTCCGCGTAGGCCTGCACCAGGCGGTCGGTGAACTCGACCGGGTGCGAAGTGGTGAAGCGCACCCGGCCGATGCCCGGCACCTTGGCCACCGCCCGGATCAGCAGGGCAAGATCGGCCGCCTCGCCATCGGCCATCGGGCCGGCGTAGGCATTGACGTTCTGGCCCAGCAGGGTGACTTCGCGCACGCCCTGCGCCGCCAGGCCGCGAACCTCGGCGATCACGTCGTCGAACGGCCGGCTGACTTCCTCGCCGCGGGTATAGGGCACCACGCAGAAGGTGCAGTACTTGGAGCAGCCTTCCATCACCGAGACGAAGGCGGTCGGGCCTTCGGCGCGCGCCTGCGGCAGGCGGTCGAACTTCTCGATCTCGGGGAAGGAGATGTCGACCTGGGAACGGCCGCTGCCGCGTCGGGCCTCGATCATCTCCGGCAGCCGGTGCAGGGTCTGCGGCCCGAACACCAGGTCGACGAAGGGCGCGCGCGCCAGCAGCGCCTCGCCCTCCTGGCTGGCCACGCAGCCGCCGACGCCGATGATCAGGTCCGGCCGGGCCTGCTTGAGCAGGCGCCAGCGGCCGAGCTGCGAGAACACCTTTTCCTGGGCCTTTTCGCGGATCGAGCAGGTGTTGATCAGCACGACGTCGGCCTCGGTCTCGTCCTGGGTGAGGTCCAGGCCGTGCGAGGCGGCGAGCACGTCCGCCATCTTCGCGGAGTCGTACTCGTTCATCTGGCAGCCGTGGGTCTTGACGTAAAGCTTTGCCATGGAACGGAATTCGCTGGAGTTGGGCGGGTCGGCCGGGACCGGGGCAGGGCCCGCGCGATGTGACCGGCGTCCGCTTTGCCGGGGCCGAAAACCTGAACGGGGCCGCCAGTTTACGCGCGAAAGCTTTTGCCGGAAACTAAGCACCCGCCGCGCGCTCGAAGAGGGGACGATGCGCCCGCTGCCCGCCCCACCGCTGCTGCTTGCAAGTCTCGCCCTGCTGGGCCTGGGGGCGCAGGCGGTGGCGGGCGAGAATGTCCTGTGGCGTTGCCAGGACGGCAACGGCCATCTCGCCTTCACCAATACCCGTGCCGGGTACAGCGGTTGCACGGAAGTCGGACGCTATCCGGCGACGCGCGCCGCCCCGGCCACCGGTGCCGCCCGCGTACAGGCCTTGGCCCCGGCTCCCACGCCGCCGCCGGAGGCCGCCGGCGCCACCATCAGCGCCAGCCCCGGACGCCGCGCCAGTCGGCAGCAGGGGGCGGTCTACCGTTTCCGCCGCGACGGCGTGGTGCATTACACCAACGTCCGTCCGGCCTCCGGCGCGGAGGTCGTGTTCACCTACGCGATCGAGGCCTGCATCGCCTGCCAGGTGACCTCCTCGGTCGACTGGCATTCGGTGGCCCTGCGCCTCACCGAGTACGGCCAGGAGATCGCCCGCTCGGCCGCCCTGCACGGCGTCGACGAGGCCCTGGTGCGTGCGGTCATCCATGCCGAGTCGGCGTTCCGTTCCAACGCCCTGTCCCATGCCGGCGCGCAGGGGCTGATGCAGCTGATGCCGGCCACCGCCGCCCGCTTCGGCGTCGGCGACGTCTACGACCCCGGACAGAACATCGCCGGGGGCGTCGAATACCTGGCCTGGCTGTTGCGCCGCTTCGATGGCGACATCCGGCTGGCGACCGCGGGGTACAACGCCGGGGAGGGCGCCGTCGACCGCCATGGCGGCATTCCGCCGTTCGCCGAGACCCAGGTCTACGTCGAACGCGTCGGCATCCTGCACGAGCGCTACCGCGCGGCCATCGCGGCGACCAGCAGTGCGGCACCGGTCGGTGTCGGCGCCAGTCCCTGATCGGTTGCCGGTGGGACGCGGGCGGCACTCGTCCGGCTGTCCGGGAACAGCCCTGCTGGTGGTTTGCGCCCTGGCGATCGCCGACCCGGCTGCGGGATCGAACCGCCACTGGAGGAGCGACGAAGGGGTTGCACGGGTGCGCGCCAGCCGGCCCCCGCTTCCTGCGGCCGCCGGTCCCGCTGCCGTTGCCGGCGGGACGCGGGCACAGGCGTCGGCTGCTGTCCAGCCGGATACCGTGGGGCCCGGTGGCGTGAATGACACGGTTCCTGCGCCAGCGGTGCGCCCCGACAAGCCGGGCGGTGCCGGCCAGGATGCGTTGTCGGGCCGCGCCGAACCGCCCCGGCTCCCGCACCAGCGACCGCGGCCGCCGAGGTTTCCATCGGAGGCCATGCGCTTTGGCGTTGGCGCACGGGTGATGCTGCATGTGCTGGTGGATGCCCAAGGGATCGCCGAGCGCATCCATCCCTGTCAGACCAGCCTGACTTCGGGCGCCCTCTCCGATTCGGATGCGGCACGCGTCCGTCGCGCCTTCGAAGCGTCTGCCGTCCGTGCGGTCGCCCGGTGGCGATTCAGCCCGGCCAGGATCGATGGCCAGCCGATGGGCGGACATCTGGTCTTCCCGGTCGACTTCAGGCCAGTCGAGGAGGGACCCCAGGTCCTGGTTCCTGGCCCGGTCGATCCGCCCCCGTGGCATCCGGTCGGCGAGCCGCACCAGCACAGGTGACCGGAGCGATGGTGTGGCACGTGCCGGCGGCATCGGCCACCGGGCAACTCCGCGATCCGCGCAGGCGGCGGCATCCGCGCGGCCCCGCGTCCGGCGGCCCCGGGGCGGGCTGCCGGACGGAGGCCGCGCCCGGGTTGCTCGCGACATTCCTACTGCCGGCAACCTCGGCTACTGGTAACCGTTGCAGTAGATCGAATCCTGCGCGGGATCGGTCGACCAGTTGCGCATGTGGAAGA
It encodes the following:
- the miaB gene encoding tRNA (N6-isopentenyl adenosine(37)-C2)-methylthiotransferase MiaB; the encoded protein is MAKLYVKTHGCQMNEYDSAKMADVLAASHGLDLTQDETEADVVLINTCSIREKAQEKVFSQLGRWRLLKQARPDLIIGVGGCVASQEGEALLARAPFVDLVFGPQTLHRLPEMIEARRGSGRSQVDISFPEIEKFDRLPQARAEGPTAFVSVMEGCSKYCTFCVVPYTRGEEVSRPFDDVIAEVRGLAAQGVREVTLLGQNVNAYAGPMADGEAADLALLIRAVAKVPGIGRVRFTTSHPVEFTDRLVQAYAEVPELAGYLHLPVQSGSDRILAAMKRGHTTLEYKAKIRRLREARPGISISTDFIVGFPGETERDFEATMKLIEDVGFDQSFSFVYSRRPGTPAANLPDDVDPGTKSARLARLQAAINDNAARIAQAMVGTVQTVLVEGPSRKDANELTGRTENMRFVNFAGPARLVGQFVQVEITDTRSNSLRGRVVTDGARAA
- a CDS encoding PhoH family protein produces the protein MSATLETRQFALEPDDGERLANLCGPFDAHLRQVELRLGVEINNRGNLFQVIGEAGSARAAERLLREIYRDTAGQPLTPARLNVQLQDAGIETLAQAAVQDLPEVVIKVKRGVVKGRGPNQQRYLHAIARHDVNFGIGPAGTGKTYLAVASAVEALESNRVQRLVLTRPAVEAGERLGFLPGDLSQKIDPYLRPLFDALYEMLGFERVAKLIERSVIEIAPLAFMRGRTLNDAFVILDEAQNTTVEQMKMFLTRIGFGSIAVVTGDVTQVDLPRQQTSGLRQAIEILKAVDGISFTFFTSKDVVRHPLVRKIVTAYEAHEAGQRAVAGA
- the ybeY gene encoding rRNA maturation RNase YbeY, translated to MPVVHVGYALPRAGLPAAASYRRWVAAALAGAGHRRKAELAIRLVDADEGRALNRQYRGKDRATNVLSFPAELPPGIPVPLLGDIVLCAPVIAAEAAAQGKPPRDHHAHLTVHGVLHLLGHDHDDAAAATAMEALETRILAGLGLPDPYRSR
- a CDS encoding CBS domain-containing protein, whose product is MNGEPPSSPQPSSRTWLERLGHLLGGELQSREELLEELRAARANGLLEADTLAMIEGALRVTDLRVADVMVPRAQVVSIALDADFNSIVDTVIESGHSRFPVHGEDRDEIVGILLAKDLLKAVRAGITEFALGPLLRPAVLIPEGKRLNLLLGEFKSTRSHMAIVVDEYGGVAGLVTIEDVLEEIVGEIDDEHDADDAAEELIRANGDGFHVSALTPIAEFNVRFGASLSDEDFDTLGGLVTASAGQVPAVGDSVEVQGFRFQVLEADDRRVHLLHLDTPA
- a CDS encoding lytic transglycosylase domain-containing protein, producing the protein MRPLPAPPLLLASLALLGLGAQAVAGENVLWRCQDGNGHLAFTNTRAGYSGCTEVGRYPATRAAPATGAARVQALAPAPTPPPEAAGATISASPGRRASRQQGAVYRFRRDGVVHYTNVRPASGAEVVFTYAIEACIACQVTSSVDWHSVALRLTEYGQEIARSAALHGVDEALVRAVIHAESAFRSNALSHAGAQGLMQLMPATAARFGVGDVYDPGQNIAGGVEYLAWLLRRFDGDIRLATAGYNAGEGAVDRHGGIPPFAETQVYVERVGILHERYRAAIAATSSAAPVGVGASP